The DNA sequence ACGAACGAGCACGGCGAGACCTGTGTTACGGGTCTGTACGCGGCGGGCGAGTGTGCCTGTGCCAGCGTCCACGGGGCGAACCGTCTCGGTGGCAACGCGCTGCCCGAACTCCTGGTGCTCGGTGCCCGCGCCGGTCGCCACGCCGCTGGCGTCGACCTCGGCGAACCGCAGGTCGGAACCGGCCGTAGCGGTGACGAGGAGACCGACGAGGTCGACTCTCCGGTCACGCTCGGCGAGGCAGGTATCTCCGACGAAGCCATCGCGGACGGTGGGTCGGCCGCCGTCTCCGGTGCGGACGAACTCATCGAACTCGCCGTCGACCGCGAGAAACAGCGCGTCGACCATCTGATGGAGAAAGACGAGGGGCTTCAGCACGCCGAGATCCGCGCGAAGCTCCAGAAGGCGATGACCCGCTGGGTCAACGTCTTCCGCGAGGAGGAGGGCCTGAAGAAGGCGCTCGAAGTCATCCGCGAGGTCCGCGAACTCTACGAGGAGGTCTACGTGGCCGACCCCTCGAAGACGTTCAACACCGACCTGCAGATGACCTACGAGACGCGTAACGTCATCGACGTCGCCGAGGCCATCACCGTCGGCGCGCTCGTCCGCGAGGAGTTCCGCGGTGCCCACTGGCGCAAGGAACACCAAGAGCGCAAAGACGAGAACTGGCTCAAGCATACGATGCTCGACTGGAACGACGGCAGCCCGGAGGTCTACTACAAACCCGTCGTCCTCGAGGGCGAAGAGAAGACCTACGAGCCGAAAGAGCGCAGCTACTGAACCCATACGGGCTTTTTTCGACCGTCGATACGACACGCCGAGCACCGGCAGTCCACACGCTCTGACGCCGCCCGTGTCGGCCCGCCGTCGGCCGGTAACGAAGATATTTGTGCCCCCGACACTTACAGTCGGGTGGAAGGGTGGCTCAGTGGTAGAGCATCACCGTTGGGGGCATTGCCCCAGCGCGGTGGATATTGGCTTCGCGTGGTTCGACTCCCGCCCCTTCCGCTGTCGACGACAGTCGAAACCGTGAGCGACTCGCCGGTAATCCGTGCCGCTCCGACGGATTCACTCGAAAACGAATTCGCGCTGAAACGGGGCCCAGGCGGTCGCTCTCTCCTGTTTCATCTGATTTCGACAATCGTTGAATAGGGGTTTTATTATCGTCGAAACCACAGTCACGTCTAACGATGATGCAGCAACCACAGGCGGCGACACTCCCCGCAGAGCTCAACTCGCCGCGAGCGAAGCTCGTCTATCTGTACCTCTCGACGCACGGCGGTGCCACGCTTTCGGAACTACAGGACGGACTGAACATGAAGAAGCTCTCGCTCTACAGTATCCTCCGGACGCTCACCGACCAGCAGCTCGTCGCACGCGACGCCGACTACTACGCGCCCCAGTAGTCAGAGCAAGCTCAGCACTGCTCCGAGCAGGACGAGCGCGAAGATGAGGAGTGTGACGGCGAGGAAGAACGTATCGGAACCTTTCATAATTACTCTTTGGCGGTTCTGCGTTATACCTTCTCCGCTGGCGCGGACTCGTTCCCGACCAAAGCGAATCCACCAAGCTGCCGGTGGTGAGACGCCGTAGCCGCCTCTCACGGACGCCTCACCGACTCCCGAGGACTCGTGAGCCGAACGTACCGGTCCGGAGACAAAATATCGACGCTTAAGCTGCTGGAATTAGTTCGTGTCTCCATGGGGACCCTCCAAACTCGGGATACGGCGACGCTCGTCCGGATCACTCGCACCATGAACAGCCACGGGGCGATGACCGTCGAGACCCACGACACCAACGCGACCCGCTACGTCGTCGACTACGCCGACGAAGACCTGCGGGCGACGCTCCGACAACTGCCGGAGGGGTCGTCGATCCCGCTCACGCTCGAGTCGGCCGGGAGTCGCGCGAACGTCTGGAAGGCTATCGACATCCGGTAACGCGGTCTGACCTCTCGCTGTCGCTCGGAGATTTCAAGCCAAGAGTGGGATTCGAACCCACGAAGTCTCGATTACAAGTCGAGTGCATGAACCGCCCATGCTCTCTTGGCACACCGGACGTCGTCAGCGTCCTGCCGTTAGTTACGTCTCCTCCTTCGAGTTATTATCGTTTTCGACACGCTTCTCCAATTCCACGCGGTGGACGTCGTAGCCGTGTCGCCGATAGAAGCGTCTCGCAGCCTCGTTCTCGGCCATCGCGTCCAACGTGACGACCTCGATGCCACCGGAGGCGAGCATCGACTCCGCTCGTTCCAGGAGGGCCGAGCCGACGCCCTCGCCCCGGCGGTCCGGCCGGACGTAGATGTTCTGGACGACGCCGCGGACGGCGTCCTGTTCGTACTGGCCTGCTTCGGGGGCGAACATGACGAAGCCGACGATCTCGGTGTCGCGGGCGACCAGGATGCCGCCGGCGACGACGTGATGGGCGATGCTGTCGCGGATGTGGTCGCGGTTCTCGGGCGCGAGGAGCCGCGACCCGTACCGCCGCTGGTCACGGGCGAGTGCTACCCAGAGGTCGGCGAGTTCGTCGACCTCGTCGGTCGTCGGAGGTTCGATATCCATGAGAGCCCGTCGCGGTGGTGTGTGACGGTGGGAACCCCTTCGGCGGACACGGGATTAACCCTTTACTCCTCGTGCCCGCGCGGTCGCCGTCGCTCGGCCCTCGCGACCGGGAGACCTGACAGCCGTCTCCGATAATCCGCGCTCGGAGGTAGGAACCCTTTTATGTGAATGAGTGTCCCAGAGTAACGTGTGGTTGAGTAACAATGGGGATAGCAGATAATACCAGCCGTGGTCGGGAGCTCGTGACCGAGCGTCCGATGGTGCTTCTCGGGCTGATCGTTGGCCTGGTGGTGCTGGTCGACCTCGTAAACAAGCTGATGACCGGGCAGGTGAGCAGTTCGACGCTCTTCGTCTACGTCTGGCGTGGCGTCGTCAACGGGCTCGTTATCGGCTTGGCGGGTGTCGGCCTCTCGATGACGTATAGTATTCTGAACTTCGCGAACTTCGCACACGGCGACTACATCACGAGCGGCGCGTTCGCCGGATGGGTCGCCACGTGGGTCGTCGCCGGCTTCGGCATCGCCGACATCGGCAGCCTCCTCGTACTCGGTGCGGGTGGCGACGTGTTCTCCTCGCAGTTGGGGACGAGCGTCCTCCGCGCGCCGCTGGCCATCGTCGTCGGCCTCGTCGTCGCCGGTCTCGGAGCCATCGCGCTGTCGCTTCTCATCGACCGACTCGTCTACAAACCGATGCGGAACCAAGACGGTATCGCGCTCCTCATCGCGAGTATCGGTGTCGCGTTCATCCTGCGGTATATGCTGGTGTTCGTCTTCGGCACGTCGGTCCGCTCCGTCGCCGAGACGCCGCCTGCGGTCAGAGGCACCATCGGCGGCCTGGAGTACGGCTTCGGCTA is a window from the Halogranum gelatinilyticum genome containing:
- a CDS encoding TrmB family transcriptional regulator, which codes for MMQQPQAATLPAELNSPRAKLVYLYLSTHGGATLSELQDGLNMKKLSLYSILRTLTDQQLVARDADYYAPQ
- a CDS encoding GNAT family N-acetyltransferase, encoding MDIEPPTTDEVDELADLWVALARDQRRYGSRLLAPENRDHIRDSIAHHVVAGGILVARDTEIVGFVMFAPEAGQYEQDAVRGVVQNIYVRPDRRGEGVGSALLERAESMLASGGIEVVTLDAMAENEAARRFYRRHGYDVHRVELEKRVENDNNSKEET
- a CDS encoding branched-chain amino acid ABC transporter permease — encoded protein: MGIADNTSRGRELVTERPMVLLGLIVGLVVLVDLVNKLMTGQVSSSTLFVYVWRGVVNGLVIGLAGVGLSMTYSILNFANFAHGDYITSGAFAGWVATWVVAGFGIADIGSLLVLGAGGDVFSSQLGTSVLRAPLAIVVGLVVAGLGAIALSLLIDRLVYKPMRNQDGIALLIASIGVAFILRYMLVFVFGTSVRSVAETPPAVRGTIGGLEYGFGYHEITLAVCAIALMLGVHLLLQRTKLGKAMRAMSDNQDLARVTGIPTERVIRWTWIIGAGLAGVSGYLLILESGTIAYNRGWILLLLIFAAVILGGIGSIYGAIFGGLVIGLTDTVSQVWLPSEFTQAAAFALMILILLFKPNGLFSGRTTA